In Desulfobacterales bacterium, a genomic segment contains:
- the groES gene encoding co-chaperone GroES — protein MKLRPLQDRILVKRVEEETTTKGGIIIPDSAKEKPAEGKIVAVGNGKVGDDGKRIPVEVKKGDLILFGKYSGTEVKIDGEEYLIMREDDILGVIE, from the coding sequence ATGAAACTCAGACCATTACAAGATCGAATTCTGGTTAAACGCGTTGAAGAGGAAACAACGACCAAAGGTGGCATTATTATCCCTGATTCAGCCAAGGAAAAACCGGCGGAAGGCAAAATCGTGGCAGTCGGCAACGGAAAAGTCGGGGATGACGGCAAACGAATCCCCGTGGAAGTCAAAAAGGGAGACCTGATTCTGTTCGGAAAATACTCCGGAACCGAAGTAAAAATCGACGGTGAAGAATATCTCATTATGCGCGAAGATGACATTCTCGGCGTAATCGAATAA
- the groL gene encoding chaperonin GroEL (60 kDa chaperone family; promotes refolding of misfolded polypeptides especially under stressful conditions; forms two stacked rings of heptamers to form a barrel-shaped 14mer; ends can be capped by GroES; misfolded proteins enter the barrel where they are refolded when GroES binds): MAKIIKYDLKAREAMLNGVRTLADAVVVTLGPKGRNVVIDKSWGSPTVTKDGVTVAKEIELEDKFENMGAQMVKEVASKTSDMAGDGTTTATVLARAIYEEGQKLVAAGNNPMAIKRGIDKAIEIAVAELKKLSKPTKDQREIAQVGTISANNDETIGNIIAEAMSKVGKEGVITVEEAKSMDTTLDVVEGMQFDRGYLSPYFVTDPEKMVVSLEDPFILINEKKISSMKDLLPILEQVAKMGKPLLIVAEDVDGEALATLVVNKLRGTLHVAAVKAPGFGDRRKAMLEDIAILTGGQVVSEDLGIKLENISINDLGKAKRITIDKDNTTVVDGAGERSALEGRVKQIRAQIEETTSDYDREKLQERLAKLIGGVAVINVGAATETEMKEKKARVEDALNATRAAVEEGIVPGGGVALVRCIKAIESADVSAELKMGVKVVMRAIEEPLRQIANNAGFEGSVVIDKVKNSQGAQGFNAATNTYEDLMEAGVIDPTKVVRFALQNAGSVAGLMLTTEAMIADKPEDKDAPAMPGGGMGGMGGMGGMGGMM; the protein is encoded by the coding sequence ATGGCTAAGATAATAAAGTATGACTTGAAAGCGCGCGAAGCAATGCTGAACGGCGTCAGAACATTGGCGGATGCAGTGGTGGTCACCCTTGGACCCAAGGGCAGAAATGTCGTCATCGATAAATCATGGGGCTCGCCGACCGTCACCAAAGACGGCGTCACCGTCGCCAAGGAAATCGAACTGGAAGACAAATTCGAGAACATGGGCGCCCAGATGGTCAAAGAGGTCGCCAGCAAAACCAGTGACATGGCCGGTGACGGCACCACCACCGCGACCGTGCTCGCCCGAGCGATCTATGAAGAAGGCCAGAAATTGGTGGCTGCCGGCAACAACCCCATGGCGATCAAGCGCGGTATCGATAAAGCTATTGAAATCGCCGTCGCCGAGCTGAAGAAACTCAGCAAGCCGACCAAGGACCAACGGGAAATCGCTCAAGTCGGAACCATTTCCGCCAATAACGATGAAACCATCGGGAACATCATCGCAGAGGCCATGAGCAAAGTCGGTAAAGAAGGCGTCATCACCGTCGAAGAAGCCAAGAGCATGGACACCACGCTGGATGTCGTGGAAGGCATGCAGTTCGACCGGGGTTATTTATCCCCTTATTTTGTTACCGATCCGGAAAAAATGGTGGTGTCTCTGGAAGATCCGTTCATTCTGATCAATGAGAAAAAGATCAGCAGCATGAAAGATCTTCTACCCATTCTTGAGCAGGTCGCAAAAATGGGAAAACCGTTGTTGATCGTGGCAGAGGATGTGGACGGTGAAGCCTTGGCGACATTGGTCGTCAATAAACTGCGCGGCACGCTGCATGTCGCGGCGGTTAAAGCCCCCGGTTTCGGCGACAGACGAAAAGCCATGCTCGAAGACATCGCCATTCTGACCGGCGGCCAGGTGGTTTCAGAAGATCTCGGCATCAAACTGGAAAATATTTCGATCAATGATCTTGGCAAGGCAAAGCGCATCACGATCGATAAAGACAACACCACCGTCGTTGACGGCGCCGGCGAGAGAAGCGCCCTGGAAGGCCGCGTCAAACAGATTCGGGCTCAAATCGAAGAGACCACGTCCGACTATGACCGGGAAAAACTTCAGGAGCGGCTGGCCAAATTGATCGGCGGTGTTGCGGTGATCAATGTCGGTGCCGCGACCGAAACCGAAATGAAAGAGAAAAAGGCGCGGGTTGAAGATGCGCTTAATGCTACCCGCGCAGCGGTTGAAGAAGGCATTGTGCCCGGTGGCGGCGTTGCGCTGGTGCGCTGCATCAAAGCCATCGAAAGCGCCGATGTGTCAGCGGAACTGAAAATGGGCGTCAAAGTCGTGATGCGCGCCATTGAAGAGCCGCTTCGCCAGATCGCCAACAATGCCGGTTTTGAGGGAAGCGTTGTCATCGATAAGGTGAAAAACAGTCAAGGCGCGCAGGGCTTTAATGCCGCCACCAACACCTATGAAGATTTGATGGAAGCCGGCGTTATCGATCCGACCAAGGTGGTTCGCTTTGCGCTTCAAAATGCCGGTTCGGTTGCCGGCCTGATGCTGACCACCGAAGCCATGATCGCGGACAAACCCGAAGATAAAGACGCCCCTGCAATGCCGGGCGGCGGCATGGGCGGCATGGGCGGCATGGGCGGCATGGGCGGCATGATGTAA
- a CDS encoding transporter has product MTRFIVGWLVLLCSVLAQNNFASADNHARDYLPAPPGCLGVLLYYNHSWADTLYGDGNNVADNLDFSGDVGTARFVYFYMLGSFEFYSNLIIPFGHLAFELPGEQDFSASGLADPILQSGVWFYQNNQSKTWAGVTTYVFPPLGNYDNKGVLSLGANQWRFREELNLTQGFSVLPGHNAYFELTIAGDFFTDNDDFGPASQNRSKDPILTVESHLSYDVTRTLFASTDYYYHHGGKTNIEGIDQQDNLSNHTLGASLAYNLTPRFQVLLQYLNDVEVESGPKSQAIMTRFLYICDLSYLFRRP; this is encoded by the coding sequence ATGACACGATTCATCGTGGGATGGTTGGTCCTTTTGTGCAGCGTATTGGCACAAAATAACTTTGCTTCGGCTGATAATCACGCGCGTGATTACCTTCCAGCGCCTCCCGGATGTCTCGGCGTATTGCTTTATTATAATCACAGTTGGGCCGACACCTTGTATGGTGATGGGAACAACGTGGCTGACAACTTGGATTTTTCAGGCGATGTGGGCACAGCAAGATTTGTTTATTTCTATATGCTCGGCAGCTTTGAATTTTATTCCAATCTTATAATTCCCTTCGGACACTTAGCATTTGAACTGCCGGGGGAACAAGATTTCTCCGCATCCGGGCTGGCAGACCCAATCCTGCAGTCAGGCGTATGGTTTTATCAGAACAACCAGTCGAAAACCTGGGCCGGAGTCACCACATACGTTTTTCCGCCGCTTGGAAACTACGACAATAAAGGGGTTTTGAGCCTGGGCGCCAACCAATGGCGTTTTCGAGAGGAGTTGAATCTTACTCAGGGATTCTCCGTCCTTCCGGGCCATAACGCCTACTTTGAATTGACGATTGCGGGCGATTTCTTCACGGACAATGATGACTTCGGCCCGGCAAGTCAAAACAGAAGCAAAGATCCCATCCTGACGGTTGAGAGTCATCTAAGCTATGATGTCACCCGCACCCTTTTCGCTTCGACGGACTATTATTACCACCATGGCGGAAAGACAAATATCGAGGGAATCGATCAGCAGGATAACCTAAGCAATCACACACTGGGGGCCTCACTCGCCTACAACCTCACCCCGCGCTTTCAGGTTCTTTTACAGTATTTAAACGACGTTGAGGTCGAAAGCGGCCCAAAGTCCCAAGCCATAATGACCCGGTTCCTCTACATCTGTGACCTGAGCTACTTATTCAGAAGACCTTAA